One Triticum dicoccoides isolate Atlit2015 ecotype Zavitan chromosome 4B, WEW_v2.0, whole genome shotgun sequence genomic window carries:
- the LOC119291992 gene encoding cycloartenol-C-24-methyltransferase 1, which translates to MSKSGALDLASGLGGKIDKEQVKSAVDEYEKYHGYYGGKEESRKSNYTDMVNKYYDLATSFYEYGWGESFHFAHRWNGESLRESIKRHEHFLALQLELKPGMKVLDVGCGIGGPLREIARFSSTSVTGLNNNDYQITRGKALNRSVGLGATCDFVKADFMKMPFSDNTFDAVYAIEATCHAPDPVGCYKEIYRVLKPGQCFAVYEWCITDHYDPNNATHKRIKDEIELGNGLPDIRSTRQCLQAVKDAGFEVIWDKDLAEDSPLPWYLPLDPSRFSLSSFRLTTVGRIITRNMVKVLEYVGLAPEGSQRVSSFLEKAAEGLVEGGKKEIFTPMYFFVVRKPLSE; encoded by the exons atgtccaAGTCGGGAGCCCTGGATCTCGCGTCGGGCCTTGGCGGGAAGATCGACAAGGAACAAGTCAAATCCGCGGTCGATGa GTATGAGAAATATCATGGATATTACGGAGGGAAGGAGGAATCGAGGAAATCCAACTACACCGATATG GTTAATAAATACTATGATCTTGCTACTAGCTTCTATGAGTATGGCTGGGGTGAGTCCTTCCACTTTGCTCACAG GTGGAATGGAGAATCTTTAAGGGAAAGCATCAAACGGCACGAGCACTTTCTGGCTTTACAGCTTGAGTTGAAACCAGGGATGAAG GTTTTGGATGTCGGCTGTGGAATAGGCGGGCCATTAAGAGAAATTGCGAGATTTAG CTCCACCTCAGTTACTGGATTGAACAACAACGACTACCAGATAACTAGGGGAAAG GCGCTTAATCGGTCGGTAGGACTTGGCGCAACTTGTGATTTTGTCAAG GCAGACTTCATGAAGATGCCATTCTCTGATAACACttttgatgctgtttatgccatcgaGGCAACATGCCACGCACCTGATCCG GTTGGCTGCTACAAGGAGATCTACCGTGTATTAAAACCCGGGCAGTGTTTTGCTGTATATGAGTGGTGCATTACCGATCACTATGATCCAAACAATGCAACCCACAAGAGGATTAAGGATGAAATTGAGCTTGGGAATGGTCTGCCAGATATCAGAAGTACTCGGCAATGTCTTCAAGCTGTTAAAGATGCTGGGTTTGAG GTTATTTGGGACAAGGATCTTGCTGAAGATTCTCCGTTGCCTTGGTACTTGCCCTTGGACCCAAGTCGGTTTTCATTGAGTAGTTTCCGGTTGACTACCGTGGGACGAATAATTACTCGCAATATG GTCAAGGTATTGGAATATGTTGGTCTGGCTCCGGAAGGCAGCCAGAGGGTCTCTAGTTTCTTAGAGAAGGCCGCGGAAGGTCTTGTCGAAGGTGGCAA GAAGGAGATCTTCACTCCGATGTACTTCTTTGTGGTTCGGAAGCCTCTTTCAGAATGA